One Fusobacterium russii ATCC 25533 genomic region harbors:
- a CDS encoding metal ABC transporter solute-binding protein, Zn/Mn family, translating into MKKILLCLSMLFLASFSFAENIVITSIQPLYSLTSYITKGTDIKVYNAFDAGTSMTMSREAIRQEDFDLSVAKKAQAVIDIARIWEEDVIYGKARAHNIKIIEIDASFPYDDKMSSLFYSDYSNGKTNFYVWMGSKNVVRMVNIIARDLAKIYPKNKAKIEKNVAVFTAKILQEEKIANEALLKANSSEVISLSENLQYFLNDLNIFFEYENPENITAENVVELMKKKGINVLVSDRWLKKNVIKAIKDAGGDFVVINTLDIPMDLDGKMDPDAILKSYKENTTNLIQALSK; encoded by the coding sequence ATGAAAAAAATTTTATTATGTTTGTCTATGTTATTTTTAGCAAGTTTTTCCTTTGCTGAAAATATTGTTATTACTTCAATTCAACCTCTTTATTCCCTAACAAGCTACATAACTAAGGGAACAGATATAAAAGTTTACAATGCTTTTGATGCAGGAACTTCTATGACTATGTCAAGAGAAGCCATTCGTCAAGAAGATTTTGACCTATCTGTTGCCAAAAAAGCTCAAGCAGTTATAGATATCGCAAGAATTTGGGAAGAAGATGTCATTTATGGAAAAGCTAGAGCTCATAATATAAAAATAATTGAAATAGATGCAAGTTTCCCTTATGATGACAAGATGTCTTCTTTATTTTACAGTGACTATTCAAATGGTAAAACTAATTTCTATGTTTGGATGGGAAGTAAAAATGTTGTTAGAATGGTAAATATTATTGCAAGAGATTTGGCTAAAATATATCCTAAAAATAAAGCAAAAATTGAGAAAAATGTAGCTGTATTCACTGCAAAAATATTACAGGAAGAAAAAATTGCAAATGAAGCTCTCTTAAAAGCAAATTCATCTGAAGTTATCTCTTTAAGTGAAAACTTACAATATTTTTTAAATGACTTAAATATATTTTTTGAGTATGAAAATCCAGAAAATATAACAGCAGAAAATGTTGTAGAACTGATGAAAAAAAAGGGAATAAATGTACTTGTATCTGATAGATGGTTAAAGAAAAATGTAATTAAGGCCATAAAAGATGCCGGAGGGGATTTTGTTGTTATCAATACTTTAGATATTCCTATGGATTTGGATGGAAAAATGGATCCGGATGCCATACTAAAATCTTACAAAGAGAATACAACTAATCTTATTCAAGCTCTTTCAAAATAA
- a CDS encoding metal ABC transporter permease, with protein sequence MFENFRVFIIALAEQGKIPESFKYGFVINAIVCALLIGPILGAIGTMVVAKKMAFFSEAVGHASMTGIAIGVILGEPFSAPYISLFTYCILFGLIINYTKNRTKMSSDTLIGVFLAMSIALGGSLLIYVSGKVNSHALESILFGSILTVNDSDIYILIATSIIIVLILIPFLNKMLLASFNPSLASVRGVNVKLIEYAFIVIVTVITIASVKIVGSILVEALLLIPAASAKNLSKSIKGFVSYSIIFSLISCLLGIYLPIHFAISIPSGGAIILIASVIFIITIIIKMLFKRFAEGE encoded by the coding sequence ATGTTTGAAAATTTTAGAGTATTTATAATAGCTTTGGCAGAACAAGGTAAAATACCGGAGTCTTTTAAATATGGTTTCGTAATAAATGCCATTGTCTGTGCACTACTAATCGGACCAATTTTAGGTGCAATAGGTACAATGGTTGTTGCAAAAAAAATGGCATTCTTTTCTGAGGCTGTTGGGCATGCTTCTATGACCGGTATTGCAATCGGTGTAATACTTGGTGAGCCTTTTTCTGCACCATATATTTCTTTGTTTACTTATTGTATTCTATTTGGTTTGATAATTAATTACACTAAAAATAGAACTAAAATGTCTTCCGATACATTAATTGGAGTGTTTCTTGCTATGTCCATAGCCTTAGGTGGCTCACTTTTGATTTATGTGTCAGGAAAAGTCAACTCTCATGCACTTGAAAGCATTTTATTTGGTTCAATCTTAACAGTAAATGACAGCGATATTTATATACTTATTGCTACTTCTATCATTATTGTTTTGATTTTAATTCCTTTCTTAAATAAAATGTTACTTGCTAGCTTCAATCCAAGCCTAGCTTCAGTCAGAGGAGTTAATGTTAAACTTATAGAATATGCTTTCATTGTTATAGTAACTGTTATTACTATTGCTTCAGTTAAAATTGTCGGTTCTATACTTGTAGAAGCTTTGCTTTTAATTCCAGCAGCTTCTGCTAAGAATTTATCTAAGTCTATAAAAGGCTTTGTAAGTTATAGTATTATATTTTCACTAATTAGCTGTTTATTGGGTATATACTTACCAATACACTTTGCTATTTCAATTCCATCAGGAGGAGCTATAATTTTAATAGCTTCTGTAATTTTTATCATAACTATAATAATAAAAATGTTATTTAAACGTTTTGCAGAAGGAGAATAA
- a CDS encoding metal ABC transporter ATP-binding protein, with protein MNGIQIDIKNLNLTLSSSEILKDINLTIKAGEIHCLVGPNGGGKTSLLRCILGQMPFEGEIVMSFEKEKIIGYVPQVLDFEKTLPITVEDFMAMSCQSLPCFFGMSSKHKKHIDDLLEKLSISGKRKRLLGNLSGGERQRVLLAQALHPTPNLVILDEPLTGIDKQGEEYFKEIILELKEQEITVLWIHHNLAQVKELADTVTCVKQKIVFSGDPRIELTDDKILRIFQ; from the coding sequence ATGAATGGAATACAAATAGATATTAAAAATCTAAATTTAACCTTATCTAGTAGTGAAATTTTAAAAGACATTAATTTAACGATAAAAGCTGGTGAAATTCATTGCTTAGTAGGACCAAATGGCGGAGGGAAAACTTCACTTCTTAGATGTATTTTAGGGCAAATGCCTTTTGAAGGTGAAATTGTTATGTCCTTTGAAAAAGAAAAAATAATAGGTTATGTTCCTCAAGTCTTAGATTTTGAGAAAACTTTGCCCATTACTGTAGAAGATTTTATGGCTATGAGTTGTCAATCTCTACCCTGTTTTTTTGGAATGTCATCTAAGCATAAAAAACACATAGATGATCTCCTTGAAAAACTTTCTATCTCTGGAAAGAGAAAAAGACTTTTGGGAAATTTATCCGGTGGAGAAAGGCAAAGAGTTCTTCTAGCTCAGGCCTTACATCCCACTCCAAATTTAGTAATTCTTGATGAACCTTTAACAGGTATTGATAAACAAGGTGAAGAGTACTTTAAAGAAATTATTCTTGAATTAAAAGAACAGGAAATAACAGTTCTATGGATACATCATAATTTAGCCCAAGTTAAAGAATTGGCAGACACTGTCACTTGTGTTAAACAAAAAATCGTATTTAGTGGCGATCCAAGAATAGAGCTAACAGATGATAAAATATTGAGAATATTTCAATAA
- a CDS encoding metal ABC transporter solute-binding protein, Zn/Mn family → MKNFNKILFGLFFLIFSVFSFGKDKLKVGVTLQPYYSFVKNVAGDKLDVIPVIRLDLYDSHSYQPKPEDIKNVNNLDVLVVNGVGHDEFIFDILNATDNKDKIKVIYANKNVSLMPIAGTLSSEKVLNPHTFISITTSIQQIYNIAKELGEIDPSNKDFYIKNARDYAKKLRKLKTDALSEVQSLTNLDFRVATLHGGYDYLLSEFGIDVKAVIEPSHGAQPSASDLQKVIAVIKKEKIDVIFGEKNFNNKFVDTIHDETGVEVRSLSHMTNGPYEIDSFEKFIKLNLDEIVKAMKDVAKKKGIK, encoded by the coding sequence ATGAAAAATTTTAATAAAATTTTATTTGGATTGTTTTTTTTAATTTTCAGTGTTTTTTCCTTTGGAAAAGATAAATTGAAAGTTGGTGTTACTCTACAACCATACTATAGTTTTGTAAAAAATGTGGCTGGAGATAAATTAGATGTTATTCCAGTAATAAGGCTAGATTTATATGATTCTCATAGTTATCAACCAAAACCTGAAGATATTAAAAATGTTAATAACTTAGATGTCCTAGTTGTAAATGGAGTTGGACATGATGAATTCATCTTTGATATTTTAAATGCTACTGACAACAAAGATAAAATAAAAGTTATCTATGCAAATAAAAATGTTTCTTTAATGCCAATAGCAGGAACTTTAAGCTCTGAAAAAGTCTTAAACCCTCATACTTTTATATCAATTACAACATCTATACAACAGATCTATAATATAGCTAAAGAACTTGGAGAAATAGATCCTAGTAATAAAGATTTCTATATAAAAAATGCAAGGGACTATGCTAAAAAATTAAGAAAATTAAAAACAGATGCCCTAAGTGAAGTACAAAGTTTAACTAATTTAGATTTTAGAGTTGCTACATTACATGGCGGCTATGATTATTTACTTTCTGAATTTGGTATTGATGTTAAAGCTGTAATAGAACCATCTCATGGTGCACAACCTAGTGCTTCTGATTTACAAAAAGTTATTGCTGTAATAAAAAAAGAAAAGATAGATGTAATTTTTGGTGAAAAGAACTTCAATAATAAATTTGTTGATACTATTCATGATGAAACTGGAGTTGAAGTTAGATCTCTTTCTCACATGACAAATGGACCTTATGAAATTGATAGCTTTGAAAAATTTATAAAACTAAACTTGGATGAAATTGTAAAAGCAATGAAAGATGTCGCAAAGAAAAAGGGAATAAAATGA
- a CDS encoding metal ABC transporter solute-binding protein, Zn/Mn family: MKRFFSIFFLIFSTFSFSNDKLKIGVSLQAYYSFVSNIVKDRAEVIPVARLDLYDSHSYQPKIEDIKRVADLDVLVVNGIGHDEFMFEILNASDRKDKIKVIYANKDISLMPVAGTLNSQKILNTHTFISITTSIQQIYNIARELAEIDSKNKEFYLENAREYVKKLRKLKVEALDKIKDLDNFEFKVATFMGGYDYLFAEFGIDVKAVIEPFHGAQPSVADIKKAVDIIKAENIDVIFGEKHFSNKYVEAIQRETGIELRTLDHLTSGPYEIDSFEKLIKVDLEEIVDTIKYIAKKKNKI, from the coding sequence ATGAAGAGGTTTTTTTCAATATTTTTTTTAATTTTTTCAACTTTTTCATTTTCAAATGATAAATTAAAAATAGGTGTAAGCTTGCAAGCTTATTACAGTTTTGTTTCTAATATTGTAAAAGATAGGGCAGAAGTAATCCCGGTAGCAAGGTTGGATCTCTATGATTCACATAGTTATCAACCTAAAATTGAAGATATAAAAAGAGTTGCTGATTTGGATGTGTTAGTCGTAAATGGCATAGGGCATGATGAATTTATGTTTGAAATTTTAAATGCTTCTGATAGAAAAGATAAGATTAAAGTTATATATGCAAATAAAGATATTTCTCTTATGCCGGTTGCCGGTACACTCAATTCTCAGAAAATTTTAAATACTCACACTTTTATATCTATAACTACTTCTATACAGCAAATTTACAACATTGCCAGAGAGCTAGCTGAGATAGACAGTAAAAATAAAGAATTCTATTTAGAGAATGCAAGAGAATATGTTAAAAAATTAAGAAAATTAAAAGTTGAAGCATTAGATAAAATTAAAGATTTAGATAATTTTGAATTTAAAGTTGCCACTTTTATGGGGGGCTACGACTATCTCTTTGCCGAATTTGGAATTGATGTTAAAGCAGTTATAGAACCTTTTCATGGTGCACAGCCCAGTGTTGCCGACATTAAAAAAGCTGTGGATATAATAAAAGCTGAAAACATAGATGTAATTTTCGGTGAAAAACATTTTAGTAATAAATATGTAGAAGCTATCCAGAGAGAAACAGGTATAGAACTTAGAACTTTAGATCACTTGACAAGTGGTCCGTATGAAATAGATAGCTTTGAAAAACTTATAAAAGTTGACTTAGAGGAAATTGTCGACACAATAAAATACATAGCTAAGAAAAAAAATAAAATTTAG
- a CDS encoding DUF6162 family protein translates to MFKINKFVIKPLTSKKENFYLLLTFFILIFFATILLKMRYKEPYTQKIQNDEISAFSSLNNIESSIYADILNSLVDISLLKSDLGEIPSISLLDEEEIPPYHRDKIWEQKGALDWNEFKHDNEFFYLGISSTDEIGSFLVELNKEDIGKSNIFYMNKKLPKEDILKNFEKYEADFKKIVPYTGEDERKKFKGE, encoded by the coding sequence GTGTTTAAAATAAATAAATTTGTTATTAAACCGTTAACTTCTAAAAAAGAGAATTTCTATTTGTTGTTAACTTTTTTTATTTTAATTTTTTTTGCAACAATATTATTAAAAATGAGATATAAAGAGCCTTATACTCAAAAAATTCAAAATGATGAGATAAGTGCTTTTTCTAGTTTAAACAATATTGAATCAAGTATATATGCCGATATTTTAAATTCTTTAGTTGATATCTCTCTCTTAAAAAGTGATTTAGGTGAAATTCCTTCTATTTCTTTATTAGATGAAGAAGAGATTCCACCATATCATAGAGATAAAATTTGGGAACAAAAAGGTGCTTTAGATTGGAATGAATTTAAACATGACAATGAATTTTTTTATCTTGGAATAAGTTCTACTGATGAAATTGGATCGTTTTTGGTGGAATTAAATAAAGAGGATATAGGAAAAAGTAATATTTTCTATATGAATAAAAAACTTCCTAAAGAGGACATTTTAAAAAATTTTGAAAAATATGAAGCTGACTTTAAAAAAATTGTTCCTTATACTGGAGAAGATGAAAGAAAAAAGTTTAAAGGAGAATAA